The following is a genomic window from Candidatus Zixiibacteriota bacterium.
GTGAAGCCCTGATCAAGAGCTTCGTACGGGTCGAGGCGATCAGCCGCCGGGTGCTCGAACTGGGCGTCCCCTGGAGATGGACTTCGACCGCCGAATACCTCGACGCCGTCGGCGCCAGGCTCGGGGTCAATGTCGCGGCGCTCGTCGGGCACATCGCCGTCCGCCACTGCGTCATGGGGGAAGCCGCGGTGGAGCGAAAGGCGACCGGGGACGAGATCGCCGAGATGCAGGCGCTCGTGCGCCGGGCGATGGCGGCGGGCGCCGCCGGCTTCTCCACCAACCAGAACCCCCGCCACATGCGCGAGGACGGCCTGCCGGTCGCCAGCCGGGTCGCCGACGACGCCGAGCTGGGCGCCCTCCTCGACGTGCTTGCCGAGCTGAACACGGGCGTGGTGCAGCTGAGCGGCGGGGGAGCCGATTCCCGGGGCCGCATCCGGTACGCGGCGGAGCTCGCGCGCCGTACGGGCCGCCCCGTCGTGTGGCAGAGCATCAGCCACAGCTGGAGCCGGCCTGACCACTGGCGGGAAATGCTCGAGCGCACGGAGCGGGTCCTAGCGGAAGAAGGGCTCCCGATCTACGCCATGACGCAGGCCAAGCCCTTCGAGAACCGTTATACGCTGCGCGATGCGCAGTGCTTCGACGAGTTTCCCACGTGGCGCGCGATCATGTTCAGTTCCCTGGAGGAACGGCGCAAGGCGTTCGCCGATCCCGAAGTGCGCAGGAGGCTCCAGAGCGAGGCGATCGACGACCCCTCGCCGTCGGTCTTCCCGCGACGCTGGGACGTGGTCTTCGTCGATCGGGTCAAGCTCCCGAAGAACAAGCATTGGGAACGCAAGTCCGTCGCCGAGCTGGCGCGAAGCCGGGCAAAGAGCGGCCTCGATGCCTTCCTCGATCTCGCGCTGGAAGAGGACCTCGAGACGCGCTTCGCCCACATCACCACCCAGGGCGACCCGGAAGCGGTCTGCCGCATTCTCCAGCATCCCGCCGTCGTGGTCGGCCAGTCGGATGCCGGCGCCCACATGGGCTATGACGCCCGCTTCGGGTACTGTACGGCGTTTCTCGGGCGCTGGGTTCGAGACCGCGGCATCATGAGCCTGGAGGAAGCGGTCTCGAAGCTCACGTTCAAGGTCGCATCGCTCTTCGGCCTGCACGACCGGGGGCTGCTGCGGCCGGGGCTGGCGGCGGACCTCGTGGTCTTCGACCCGGCGACGATCGATACGCTGGAGCCGGAATACGCGCAGGACCTGCCCGGCGGCGAAACCCGGATGATCCAGCGCGCTCTGGGAGTGCATCACACGGTCGTGAACGGACGGCTCGTGATCGAACACGGAGAGCCGACGGGCGATCTGCCGGGAGAGGTTCTCCGCCCGGGGGCGCCGGCCCCCGCCCATTGAC
Proteins encoded in this region:
- a CDS encoding amidohydrolase family protein; the protein is MHDLVLKNGRIYDGSGLPSYRADLAVAAGRIVEIGRITGGARRTLELDGLAVAPGFIDPHTHLDAQLFWDPLATSSCFHGVTSVVIGNCGLSLAPARATDREALIKSFVRVEAISRRVLELGVPWRWTSTAEYLDAVGARLGVNVAALVGHIAVRHCVMGEAAVERKATGDEIAEMQALVRRAMAAGAAGFSTNQNPRHMREDGLPVASRVADDAELGALLDVLAELNTGVVQLSGGGADSRGRIRYAAELARRTGRPVVWQSISHSWSRPDHWREMLERTERVLAEEGLPIYAMTQAKPFENRYTLRDAQCFDEFPTWRAIMFSSLEERRKAFADPEVRRRLQSEAIDDPSPSVFPRRWDVVFVDRVKLPKNKHWERKSVAELARSRAKSGLDAFLDLALEEDLETRFAHITTQGDPEAVCRILQHPAVVVGQSDAGAHMGYDARFGYCTAFLGRWVRDRGIMSLEEAVSKLTFKVASLFGLHDRGLLRPGLAADLVVFDPATIDTLEPEYAQDLPGGETRMIQRALGVHHTVVNGRLVIEHGEPTGDLPGEVLRPGAPAPAH